In Manis pentadactyla isolate mManPen7 chromosome 18, mManPen7.hap1, whole genome shotgun sequence, the genomic window tttaaatttaattctcaAATTTCTGGTTAAAGTTTCATAGGTAAGTCTAGAGAGAGTATTTTGTCATGAATTTCCTTGGAACTCCGACTTACCCAAGCAATGAACGTGGTCCCGCACTGTGCAGTTGGCAGTGTAACGCTGCCGCGGACAGGACACTGTCATACAATTGGTGGAGTTGGAACACTCATATTCGGTTTCTGGAAGCTGCCAGCAAAATCTGCAAGTCATattgatgataaagttctttTGGGATCTGAAGTCTTGATCCTATGTACCAAAGGACACAGAATTAATCAATCACAATATAATAGTTTGTTAAATGTCAATAAAACTACATATGCCACAAAGttcctaaaataatattttattattattaggaCCTAACAGGAAGTGGCAGAAAAAAGGTACCAAATATGTATGCAAATGTACATGGTATGAACCTATAATCATAAGATACATATCCAAAAATACATGCCTAAGAAATAAAGTCTAGATAAATTCACATCAAAATGACAAAGGTTATTTGATGATGGTAACATTATTTCATAACTTTCACCTGGCTAAATTTTTAATGAGcatgtgtatttttataatacagaataaaggaaaatgtATTATCCAGAGTCAGATACCGAAAGGAGCAATGAGTACATCTGTTCAAGGTCACTGAGCTGCAAGTTACATGCAGAATTCAgattccccagccccagcctgatGCTCCTAGAAGTATGTACTGCCTGGCTACCAAGTCCCATATCTTCCGTCTTATCTCCACCATAGCACCCAGGGCTGTTACTACCGCTCAGATTCCATCAGCACTTAACATGACCAACCAACAGACAGCCCCAGAAAATCACTCTCAACTTAGAAAGAACTGTATGTAGAGACTCAGGAAGTATTTATTGTTGGCCCCCAAGCATTTGAGATCAGTTTTTCACTTCAACTTAAAAagtcattattttgttttctgcttttaagaGTAGCACATGTTCTTTGTATGCACATTTGGAAATTACAGAGAAAACCCTATAACCTCTCCAGAGAAccacttttcatcttcttttatttttccttcctgcaGCATAGATTTAATTAAGTAGAATTATGCCAAAAGCATTTTGTATCCTTTTAACCCCACGTGACATTGTCTCGTAATAcattatttttacaaaatattttttctttctaagttgAGAGTGATTTTTCTGGGGCTGTCTGTTGGTTGTCATTTTTAAATGGTCATATAATCACCTCTGGAAGtatcatatttattaatttttttgatcAATGCAACACTGCTTTTATGGATAGCATTCAAAATTAGGTAAGGACATCTCTGATTTAGGCAATACTGTTTTAGCATCTGCCTATTTCTAGTGGTACATTTGTAACACGtttcttataaattttttaaaaaagattacatAATGTGTACAAATTCCAGGACAGTAAAGGAGCGTGAGGAGGAAGTCGGCCTGGCCCAGGGCCCCAACAGCCACTGCCTCCCCAGCAAGTACTGCTTACCCCTGGCCTTCCAGGGAGTCTATTCTTTGCATGGGCATGTTTATGTCAGatatattgcttttttaaaatttaacttgcCCACTGATTTTTACTTGTAACTTAATTTGGTAAGTATCAGTAAATATCTCTAGACTGCCTAGTTCTCTTTATGGCTGCAACGTTTTTATTTCATAACAAACTGGACCATGAACAATTCTCTCTCAGACActtaatttgtttaaaatattttgcctGGTGAAAAATGCACCTAAGAATACTTTTATGCATATTTATTTGCATCCATATACAACaatatctgtaaaataaattCCTAGGTTTGGAATTCTGGGTCCCAGGTTACATGCACCTGTAAGTTTCACAGACCTGACAAACTCCTACAAGAGGCTGGTCAATCTGCCCACCCATTAACAAGATATGAGTGTTTGTCTCttacactctcatgctctcagcTCTCAGAGTGTTAATCAAACTTTCACATTCTTTTGCCAATCTGATTAAGTCAAAAAATgcattaatttgtatttctttaatgaGAATAAACATTTCTTTCATGTGCTGGAAGtccatttgtctttctttcctgTGAACCTTTGTTCACGGCCTAACACCATTTCTCTAAAGGATTCTATAGGTTTGTCATCTTTTTCTCACTGGCTTTTAGGAAACCTTTATATTTATGGATATTAGTCCACTATTTGTCATGTGTGTTAGAAAACTTTTTCCTAGTTTGTCATTTATCTTTTGCCCTTATGCTTTCGTAGGTCATGGACGAATCTCCAATTTTTAGTAGtctatttttccattctttattctacggcttctgaattttatttcatatttaggaAAATATTCCCTACTTCTATCAAATGATTTTCTGGTACTTCActgtttcatttttcacattaaaTCTTTGATCTATCTGGAATTTATTCTGGACAAGGCAGGGATTCTGACTATTTCCGGATAGCATGTAGGCATCCTAGCATTTACAGAATCCATCTTTATACCACAGAGAAGAGAACCCTTCAAAAGCTCACCTACAGTAACAAGATTTCTTACCGTCCCCTCTAAAACAGCTGTCATTACCATGAACACAGAACCCCTCTGAGGAATTACACTTGCTTCAGACACACTAGCAGACTGCTATCTTCTGTACATAATACAAAGCAACACTTCTGTCAAGATCATCTCCAGCTGACATCAACCGGCTTGACAGTTACCATTATAATTAGAACAGTAGCAATCTGATACTGAAGGGGTTGCAGGATTTTTACATTTACTTCTATTTATACATTTAACAGGACCCTCATAATTTCCCTAGTGTAATTCAGGTGAGATTTTCTTAGTCTGTGTCCATAGTCAGTATGCATGGAGGACTAGGAgagtatttaattaattttaggtTCAAAATAAGGGGGGAGGCTTGAGTGTGTGCACACTCAAGTGAGAGCAAgtatttgcatgtgtgtgtgtgtgtgatgctcATGATTTTTCTTCCTGAAATGGTAGTTTTTCAAGAAGGGACCCTACAGATCCTCTTTAAGCAAGTAAGGGAAGAACCTGTGACTTGCTGTGGATTCCCTGGCAACCGGGGGCCCCAGGACCCATGTCCCCTGACAGCCATTCACAGATTTCTTGTTCTCCATTTTGAAGAAGGAACACACCACCAGACTCTCTTGGTGCAGACATCCATTCCCCCTGCTGAGCACTGGGCACCTGCTGTTCTCCAGAGCTCACTATTTCTGACTAGTACAGGAAGCAGGTAAGATAAAAACACCtggagcaggaggagaggagaggagaggagaatcCAATCCAGAGCACTTCCCAGTCAGGGTGAGGACAGCCCGGGAACCATGACCAAGGCGTTCAGAAACTTCCTAAGCTTTGTAATTTCTCtaactttgttatttttcttatgcTCTGCTATTGCCCACTATGAAACAGCTTGCTTTGGGAAcatctaaagaaataaaaaattgagaaTTATATCTCACTTAGTAACCAGTTTTGGGAGGCGGCTGTCAAAAAAGTTGAGGCAAACAACAAGAAGACTAATTCTGGAAAGATGTCAAAGTTATCCCAGTTTTCACTAAGTACCTGCTCATACCAGACACACAAGGTAAAAATTTTTAGAAGATTTCAAATAAATAGGCTTAGCTATTAGGTAAATTAAGTAATTAGGGAGAAAATTCTATTTAAGATACAGCAACAAAGACTGATAATTCAAGGGCACTCATGAAGACTACCTGGTAAGCTTGATTTTCCATTGTGCTGATACATGAAAATTCTGACAAATACTTAAGTTCACAAGAACTAAATTCACACAGTGAGACAACGTAAGATCTTATTTCCCCTTTGAGTGAAGCATCCCTCGCTCCTCCCCTGACACTAGACTTCAGGAAAATTACAGAAAGCCCTGCCTGCGATGAAGGAACTTTCCAACCTAGCCTTTCATGACCAAGTTCTAAAGAATGGAGGGAAAGGGACCTTGTTCAAGTGATGGAAATGCTACGACTGCTGGGTCAAAGGAAATCTGCAAAAGGGGACATGGTATGTaacctgtgtcttcctcctgaaCTGTTTCTCAAGTCTAGGATTCCAAGGAAACACTTCAAGAAAGGCTGTTTTGGGCCCATCCTCTCATTCAGCAAAAGACAGATTAATAAATCACACAGGTAGTAGTGATGGCAGGACCAAGAGGAAAACACTGCTTCACATTCATTTCTATTCTTTATCTCACTCAGATGGTAGGACAGAAGTCCCAAACAACGGAGTGTGCAATAATTTACCTGGTCCAGTTGTTAAAAAATGCAGATACCTGCATCTCCCTGACGTGTTCACATTCAGCATGTCTGCGGTTGCCTCCAGCAGTCTGTGACTCTAACAGGAGCAGGTATCCCTAGAGCACTCTATGAACAATAATTATGAAAGCCTTTTGAGGCTCCTTCCTGTCTGTCAAAAGATCACAGAAACGACGTAGGTAGCATGACTGCAACAAGGTCATTCCTAATGGGCAATAATTGGTGCACTTGGACTGTTTCTATTTCTGACTTGAGGCTGGTAAGTGctccaatctatccttatgtcaAAAAAACTGCCATTTGAACCTTTGCAACCAAACCTTTCTTGGAAATGGAAGTGTCAGTATTCGGATAAAGTTAACTTTCTTCCTAAAATACTATTTATAATGCAGAGCACTTTTATAATTTCCCCCATAGTCAAGTCTAAACTCCACTTTCAACTCGAGGTTTGCAGTGAGCTTATTTAGAATAAGTAAGTTGAAGTACTTACAACACAGGTAACAGAAGGTTTGACTGTGCAATCAAAAGTGACAGGCTTCCCGTAGACACAGGAGAAATTTGTCTTGCATTCTATACAATCTGCAGGAAGTCTGCTACACAAACCATTGCTTGGACACTTCATCACATAAGGTGGGATATCAGTACTTTCTGTGAGAAGTGAGAGGAAAAAGCTTATTCTCTTATAACACTGATCAGAATGACAGAGAAAAGCAATTTTCTAAGGTTAAGGGACACAATGATTAGCAATGAGATACTGTGCCAGAATGAAAAGCAGAGAGTTAGAAATCAGAAACACCCAAATTGAGGCAGAGTTCTGCCACAAGCCAGTTGCCTAACCTGGTGCAACAGCTCAAAAGCTAAGTGAAAAGGACTTTATTACTGTCCCCCAAATGACCACGAAAATCCAAGGTGCttatgtacatatgtgtacatTATGCTAGGTATATGTTAGGGCCTCAAAAACTCTACCATGTAGCAAGTGAAAAACTAAGGCTTTGAGATGGTTTGTTCAGGGTCACAGAGGAAGTAACAAAACTAGAACTACAACCCAAATGTTTCCAATCCAATGTTTTTTTCACTCAAATTCACTAATTTGTAATTTGATGACCCTGTAACTAAATTAATCAGTACAATAGGGTATCAACTCCAGAAAACATTCTTTATCATTATTCCACATTGGTAATTCAATAAGCCATAATTTGCTAATAACATTTACAGTTTTACACTACCAAGGATCTAAATATTTCTCTATATTAATGACTTGTTCAGCgagttgcaatttttttttccagccagCTTTGCCAGGAGTACAACAGACTTTTATCAATTATAAGGGGATCAAATTGCAATGATTCTTGGTGAAGAAGAACTTTCAGAAAACACCCAAGAGTAAAAATTTCTTGTGCTTTCTCTATAAAACAAATCTGTTTTAAATAGCATCAAGTATGATGCTATTGTCTAGAACCTTTTCATGTTCAAATAAGAATCAGCAAAATACCTGTCAGTTTCAATTCACtgaaataacataactctaaaggGATAAATTACAGGGACAAAGGTTCCATTTAGCAAAACACAGGAATACTGGTTTAAAACGGAGTCACTTAAAAGTAGGCAATTAAAGTTGCTGTATTAAGTGGCCAATTCTACAAATAtcgtatttcttttcttctcattacTATTGTGGCTGGAGGCTGGACACTTAGAATCACAAAGCTAAAATAACTTTAGAGGACCAGGCTAACCTCAccaccttaaagataaggaaaGCGAACCCCAAAGGGGTGAGTAAATTGCTCAAGCTCCCAGCAACACAACCAGACCTAGAGTCCAAGTCTCTATCAATCCCTCCGTGATCCTTCCATTTTCACAGAGCCTTGCGAGGAGCCATTAATGCCCAACATCAGCAACAAgattcaaaaagtagaagaaatttTCTGAAGGGAAGGAAGCATTGGTTGAAGGTTATCTTGATGAGTGAAGGGGAAAAACAATACAGGTAAGAAGACAGAAATGGCGTGTGGAACTGGAAAAAGATGAGGCAGGAATGTCAAAAGGTATTGAAATATCAAGACAGTCTACAGAAAATAGCTAGTATTTGCCTTTAGTTCACATAAcctaaaatacaatgaaatattcaaaAATGCAAAGTGATTTTATCCACACaaaaaaagtgagagaaaccaCTAGATGTATATATACTGTACACATTTACTAAAATAGAAAATGTCTAGTACCTGCTGCCCTGCGCACTACTGTGAAAGTACGTGTTGGGCCCGGATTCTTTATTGACTGAGCCAGCGGCTGCGAATATTCTAAATCTAAGGATCCTACAATTAGAGAAATATGTTATCCTGGGATATGAAAACCTTGGTTTTTCCGGTTAACACGCAGGGTCCACACCAGGCCAAGAACTGCTTATGAAACCTCACAGCTCGTCTGCGCAGAAAACTGAAGAATGAAACGCCAAGGTCGGCACTCCGCTTCCGCCCTCCGCCCGCGGGCGCAGCCCGGACGCGACCGCAGCGCTCCGGGTCCGCCTGCCACTCATCCCGACCCCTTGAGGACACCGGCCTTTTCACTCACCACCACCCGACAAGATGTAGAACTGGGAGAGGAACAGCAAAACACGGCACAGGCGGCGGAGGCCGCGCAGCCGGGCCGCTGCGGCCGCCATCTTGCCGGCAAGCGTTCACTTCCGGGCCGCGGGGCGGGGCTAAGCGAGGGGTAGGACGCCGGCGCGCGCGCGTAGGGGGCGCGTCCCCGGGTTGCACAGAGCGCAGGCGCACGGGGGCTGCCAGTGGTTTCAGCTGCGCCCCGTGGGTGGCGCTCCGGGCGCCCCAGTTCTAGTGGGCCACCGCTAGGTTGCTTGGTTGTCAAGTACTCCCCATGCCCTTGGAGGACGCGATCACCCCACTTTTCATGGCTAGAAACCGGGGAAAGTCACCTGGGACGGAAATTCACACCTGAAGTGACTGAAAGTAAAGGCAGGCAAATTTAGGAAGCTGGTCCTCATTTATATGTGGCtggatgtatgtgtatattttgtgTTTAAAACCTACAGCTATGTACCAGGTACtctggtgagacagggaccatggatgtagccagagtagggtgagggcctctagaGGGGGCAgagtgggatatttgcagtcacagcaatgtaactacacgcaaggaaacccccctactaaaactatgttaaacattaagctctagaatcattcttcagtgagatcagttaatgttccccagataaagaagagtagcacatgttttattatgctcatcatttgtaaccatgtgtaaagttcactttagcatactaaaaggcccaggcctatgtgctgtctttcctccttcagatctgacaaggtgattttgcaaactaacttagcatgcagacccagctataGACTGCATGGTAAAAggcaagaattccatcttaaagataaaattgcattttaacatccaggaagttcaagaggcaggattctttagcaagtagacaatacttcagcccaccttgggggctgggcaggcagccctttgatatgctcccagaccaaggcgccagtgCCGGTGTCTGAGAGAGAAATcaaagcaggaaattccttatgttgttaatttttaatattcaggggccacttaacaagtccccacccctaggttttttcatgttctcgaaaaatactcaactgcctataaaaccccctagacaacgcaccactacggactctcctGTCCcgtcctggcatgagccgggagctctgtcctttcactttatctgtaaataaacgcctgtacctcgctctcccaccttgactgtttgtgaacctcattctttggcttcgtgaacaagaaccctggcatcactggGATGGTTTTGAAGATCGTACTTAATTTCATACTAAACAGGTACTTGTTTACAGATGAATTAACTGTGGCCTGCACACTGTAGGTAAATTAAATCCCTCAACCCCCCTCCCCCcgcaggcccagggctgctggccTGGTCCCTGTCCATCCAGCATCTCTGCTGCCTGCTGCAGGTTTCACACTAGCCAACTTCCTTAGAGACGTTGCTTCCAGAAAGTTCATTTCGAACTGGGTGAGGAAATCAAGCATAGCTGGCAAGTCTTCAGGTCCCGAAGCACTGGGACAAGAGCCCTGGGATGTGAAGGGCCAGTGTGCAGCTGGGCCCCTACTGGGTAGCCTGCCCTGGGAATGTACCCAAGGCCTCTCTGGTTCCCTGTGTGCTCATATGGCAGACTGCATGTATTTTTCTCACAGCATTCTTCCTCCTGTGCTGCTGACATGCTTCTCTCTTCCTACCCACCTGCTAGAAGATCATTCTTTCTGGGGTGTACGGACTACCCATTCCCTCACTAGTACTttcataaatgaataaagaaaaatcaaatagtgcctggcactgtgagaaacacactcactggtccaaactcagtaaaTGGACAGGGAGGCAGAGAACAGCGGaggaggctttaatgacggtcttgcaagatccggtgtctggtgagcaggcacatCTGGGATAGTTGGTGCAAGTAATTCGCTCCCTAGCgcacgagtccctcccctggttcctcagtAGCTGAGTacttgttaggaaagagtataaaacctaaatgtgatttattcccactaggatgtttaaacattttaacagtaaggtattaacaaagggccacgtggtggaagctgctcgggctgagagtgggggtgggggaattgataaggacctggcaatacctgtttgagttttttaaacctaccaataagattaagacaaatgtaaaggaaagatgtaactggcttaggcgatgtctgggaaagaatgtgatccctgtagtactcagccaatgaggaaccaggggagggactcgcgtactaggagataaattattggcgccaaactccccaggtgtgcctgcccaccagacacccaatcttgcaagaccgtcattaaagcgtcgctccgctgttctctttgtctccgtgtccacttattgaattcggaccagtgagtgtgtttctcacagtaCTACAGGGTTTTCACTCTTTCCCTTGAGTCGCCTAAACAAGTTATATTCGTATTaggttttcctttacatttgtcttaattttattggcagTTTGAAAGCTGCTCTTTTCCCAAACAGGTACAGCCCGGTCCTGATCGattcccctaccccaccccccactctcagcctgagcaacTTCCTGGCATGTTTTCACCaggtggccctttgttaatatcttactgtttaaacctcctggtgggaataaatcacactgaggttttttgctttttctaacaGCACACAGTAAggcctcaataaatgttagcttaaAAAATCGTATCCATTTGCATCATATACTGCTCTACAGGTCTGATATATGATGCTGTTTTGTTAACTTTTCAGGAAGCTAAATAATAAGTTTGTtgagaacagaaagaattcatgtttattttgaattccatAGGGCCTAGCCAAATAAATACCCAATAAATACTTGATTGGTAGCTAAGTTCTCTATTAGCATAAAACTTTCGGTTCGGTTCTGAGCAGGTTTTCCTTTCAGTTAAAATCAGAAATCATTTGAATTGTGAAACTGTGTAAAGGAAACCTCAGTTAAGTTGACCTTGGAAGTGGTCAACTGCAGATCCCTCTGTCTTACTACCCCAGCAAGaggaagatttttctcttttgtgggtgcaacaactcagccaatgagagactgtcacaaaTCAGCCAATGAAACGCCTCTACACTTTCAACTCCCAGGTTACTCCAACTGACTTTTTACCACAGCCCCTCCCAACTTCCCCCACTCCTATATAGAAGTGTTGCTCTCCTTTGTTCTCTAGACTTGCTATATGGTTTTGCCATTGCTTACctgtcccaaattgcaattctctgctttcCAAATAAACCTATTTTTGCGGGTAAGTTAACTAACAGATTTATCTTTAAGGTTAACAGAGTCTATAAATCAGTAGACTGTCATCCCATCAAAAAAGTAATTTAACTGTAGGGGAGCAGCTTGTTGTGGAGTAAGCCCATAGCTGAGACACTAGAAACACTGTGATACATTTTATTcaggaatttattttttctaaagatGAACATGGCTCAGTTGTCAATCAGAAGCACTAAAGCAGCATTTAACCTGTGGtgcaaaaaaaacccccaaaacgaTTCTTCACTGAAATTTTCTGAAGTTCAGAGTCCTCTGTCAGTAATCCAGTATGTActagtttcttcttttgtggGTGTTGGCTAGCTAAAACAAATTAATGATTCCAGTTTTAGAGATAAAGTTTCATTGTAAACCTCAGTAAAGCAAATACCTGAAATATAATGTTattagaaaataacattttcccCCATAT contains:
- the TM2D3 gene encoding TM2 domain-containing protein 3 isoform X2 — its product is MAAAAARLRGLRRLCRVLLFLSQFYILSGGESTDIPPYVMKCPSNGLCSRLPADCIECKTNFSCVYGKPVTFDCTVKPSVTCVDQDFRSQKNFIINMTCRFCWQLPETEYECSNSTNCMTVSCPRQRYTANCTVRDHVHCLGNRTFPKMLYCNWTGGYKWSTALALSITLGGFGADRFYLGQWREGLGKLFSFGGLGIWTLIDVLLIGVGYVGPADGSLYI
- the TM2D3 gene encoding TM2 domain-containing protein 3 isoform X1, which codes for MAAAAARLRGLRRLCRVLLFLSQFYILSGGGSLDLEYSQPLAQSIKNPGPTRTFTVVRRAAESTDIPPYVMKCPSNGLCSRLPADCIECKTNFSCVYGKPVTFDCTVKPSVTCVDQDFRSQKNFIINMTCRFCWQLPETEYECSNSTNCMTVSCPRQRYTANCTVRDHVHCLGNRTFPKMLYCNWTGGYKWSTALALSITLGGFGADRFYLGQWREGLGKLFSFGGLGIWTLIDVLLIGVGYVGPADGSLYI